One region of Triticum aestivum cultivar Chinese Spring chromosome 6B, IWGSC CS RefSeq v2.1, whole genome shotgun sequence genomic DNA includes:
- the LOC123134917 gene encoding two-component response regulator ORR29 produces MAERAEGRPSDALSVMVIDEDEFHANSAKSILSELNYYVAVYTSPIEALGILEKKAHDVDFVIAAVDMEELNGFQFLEAAKDMHRNLQVIMMSVDTTMYTMKRSIELGARFLAKKPLDATTIHNMWQHLDVKVLRLNRMKYLFQGVGDKAQDGEEVGESVEQQKDGTKTTTHFKWIPFLESKFLYALQILGANASPSKIKIIMNVDTVTRKQISAHLQKHRKRMKREQNMAMFMDSYGNCASSSKSVKTRHTIPYMSGYHSEDDVQRTMMPNLFGDTQGVDVSAAMRRALQLGAVFDEFQYSNGPSSDEPCEVIGHITGEDGIVDEANGSNSSSRDQVAAQTYNSRATQAITFRNNYHHDQVSNISKVPVEGLVDYPDSEDSD; encoded by the exons ATGGCAGAAAGAGCAGAAGGAAGGCCCTCAGATGCGCTCAGCGTGATGGTCATTGATGAAGATGAGTTCCATGCCAACTCTGCAAAATCCATTCTCTCTGAATTGAACTATTATG TGGCAGTCTATACAAGTCCCATAGAAGCGCTCGGTATTCTTGAAAAGAAAGCACATGATGTTGATTTTGTCATAGCAGCGGTGGACATGGAAGAGTTGAATGGCTTTCAGTTCCTGGAAGCAGCCAAAGATATGCATCGAAACCTTCAAGTGATCA TGATGTCAGTAGATACAACAATGTACACAATGAAGAGATCTATTGAACTTGGTGCTCGTTTTTTGGCGAAGAAGCCTCTTGATGCTACTACCATTCACAATATGTGGCAACATCTTGATGTAAAAGTTCTTAGGCTGAACAGGATGAAGTATCTGTTTCAAG GTGTTGGAGATAAAGCGCAAGATGGAGAAGAAGTTGGAGAGTCTGTAGAACAGCAAAAGGATGGAACTAAAACGACCACTCATTTCAAATGGATACCTTTCCTGGAGAGCAAGTTTTTATATGCCCTTCAAATACTTGGAGCAA ATGCATCGCCCAGCAAGATAAAGATAATCATGAACGTGGATACTGTTACGAGGAAACAAATTTCTGCGCATCTGCAG AAACATCGAAAGCGTATGAAAAGGGAACAAAACATGGCAATGTTTATGGATAGCTACGGGAATTGTGCCTCAAGTTCTAAATCCGTGAAGACTCGTCATACAATCCCTTACATGTCGGGCTATCATTCAGAAGACGATGTCCAAAGAACAATG ATGCCAAACTTGTTTGGAGACACTCAAGGCGTTGATGTATCTGCAGCAATGCGAAGAGCCTTACAACTTGGGGCTGTTTTTGACGAGTTCCAGTATTCCAATGGTCCTTCTAGTGACGAACCATGTGAAGTTATAGGACATATAACAGGAGAAGATGGCATTGTTGATGAAGCTAATGGCTCAAATTCATCTAGTCGTGATCAAGTTGCTGCTCAAACATACAATTCAAGAGCTACACAAGCAATCACATTCCGGAACAATTATCATCATGACCAAGTCTCCAACATAAGTAAGGTTCCAGTTGAGGGCCTTGTAGACTATCCAGATTCCGAGGATTCTGATTAA